A window of Scophthalmus maximus strain ysfricsl-2021 chromosome 4, ASM2237912v1, whole genome shotgun sequence genomic DNA:
TTTTGACTCTGTGAGCTTTagcatcattatttttttccttctcattgaCTCAATGCTGTCAGAATCACTTCCACATTTCAGCCATGGCGAGTCTTGAACTTAAAGTGCTGCCCATGTCAGCATCATTGCTTTGAACCCCTTTACACTAGAGAACCTTGTCAGAACATCTCACAAACTAAAGTACCCGAAGGGAACAATCCTATGAATTGAACTCAATAAACTTAAATTGTATGGCTAGATACTacgataaaaatatataaaattgaGTCGGTGAGACTAATGACCGCTGACCCAAATCACATTCGTCACACTGGTGTCAGCCCAACCTCAGTTCAAATTACATCAACTCTTGAAGCACTTACAGTTGATATGTACATGAAAAAAACTCCCTTGGACCAgagaataataattttgttaTACCCCTCACATCTGTAAGGGTGTAATGTTCGATATATGTCCACACAGTGGCGCTATGCACTACAAAAGACAAACCCATTTTTGCAGTGTAAATTCAAATCctgcactgaaacaaaaaaaaaagatagataacAAATCTTCATGTGCCAAATGGTCAATGGGACTAAATTCTTGTTGTTGGGTTTGATGGCCCTCCTAATCCTAAATACTTTTGTTCCACACTTACCTCTATAACCACCTGTTAAACTGGGACAGGAGTTTCACATTTATTAAAGATTTATGATgctatattttataaataatgtCATAAGTCAAACAGTCAAGCATTTACAGTATTATTAGACAGTGATCTCGCTTGTCACTCAAACTCTTAATACTTTGTGTGACTTTTTGATACTTTTTGATTGACACATGATTCAAATCATCATCAGTAAGGGTGTACTTGATAAAATGAGCCAATTTTCAAATCTTATTGGTACTTAATGTATTTGCTTTTACACCTACAATGTCTCCCCGTGGTGATGGTTTCTGTCACTACAGTAGTCCACATCAAAATATGTGAAACAGGGATGTGGACAGCGGAAAAAGTGACAGGCTCCATCTGCTGTTGATCCGAGCTGTTTGCAGTTAAAGAGTAAAAACCGTCCACACAGCACAGAATAAACCGCAGTGTGTTGGACAATACTGCTTCAGCACAATAATTATGATCAATGTTTCGTGCGGAGTGACAACACCAGGGGAACAtgtttcagatttatttaacTTCAATGTTGCATACATAGAAAGTATCTAGAAAGCTACAAAATTACTTTATTATCAAGAAGGCATCATAATGTTACGGAGCAAAGACACGACCATATGCAGAACACAGAAACATAGCAGAGctgcttcttctctcctttgctCCAGCACTTTACCGTCTGGGATATGACAAGATATCACACATCTGTACCAAGAAAAGCCAAGATATATCATTTTGTACAAAGCacctttttacaaaaaaaaagacaatgtctCCACACAAAACCCAGGTGTGTGTAGGACGACTATATGTGAGCGATGTGTAGAGTCACTTTAAAGCCACCATCGAAATAAAAtggtcagaaaaacaaaaaaggtacCAGTACCTACAGAATTACAAATTACAAGAGCTAAACTGATGATATGTTTGGAGCATGATTCCTCAAcgtatctgattttttttctcctcagtgtgtgtgtaggtgaccATTTTCTCTAGAAGTGGTCCAACAGACAGTCACGCCACTGAAGGCATCAGCCCTgccgctgttttttttcttttgtgtttcatgtcaaCATGTACCAGCAGGGCAGCAGTAACATCATCCCCACCTTATGGGGCTTGCAATATACAGACAATGTCATCACAAAACCAAGTACGACTGTATACAAGAACAATAAGAACATTTCACTTAGTAATCAATAAATGTGAACAGATACACAGGGTAAACATGAGAAAAGGCCTGTTGAACACTCCGGTGTCCACAGGGCTGTggcaacaaaatcaaaataaaatactgaatgATTGAACTTTTATCTGCATCCACCAGACACATTGTCTGCAATTATCTAGAGCTTCTTTGATTAAAATACATTAGATGATTAAAATGTAAGGAACAGTAAGTGTCTGAGTATCTATGGTCCTTGAAGATGAAAAGTATATTAACCTCGACGGCCTCGTCCATAGCAGTTGGGAGAGATTTGTGTCTGAAGAAGCATCTCGCACAggttttgggaaaaaaattcagatttagCCTCAATTAAAACGGTTCCAAATTATATTGAAGAAATTGCTCTACATACAATGATGAAAAGATTATAAACTTTAAACGTTAAGTTTTTGTTTGCGAGagataataaatgtaaaagctCGTTGGTCCCTGACCTCACGTCATGGTCAAAGGTAATGTAatgtttaccccccaaaaagtgttcacttcaaaaaaaataaatcaaaaattaaaCACTTGAACCTGCAAGTGTGCACGAAGCAGACGGCTGCAGTGATTTTGAGTTGACATCCTGCGCTCAGTCAGCGGCTGTGCGTCATCAGCAGGTCTTTCAGTCTTTGACCTCAAGCAAAGAaatcgtttttttcttcaaatacaTCATATGTTAGAtcaatttatattaaaaatgtatacatcATTTATTTAACCGGTATCCAGCTTTCCCCTGCTGCCATAACAATCCTTTGAAAAGGCAATGTGGTGATTGGTTTcacttgtgtttcctttttggtctagcaacattacattttttagcttgtgtgttttttttttaatctttctgaAGCTGTACATTGTTAAACCAAAGGCACTTCCTTGTTACCATGCAGGACAGGACAAACGATTGAGCCTGTGTTTTTGGTCTTTTACAACAGGAAAGGCAGTCGCTCTGTGTTTATAGTACAATATCAGGGCTGAGATTTTCGGAACAAATTACAGAGTTAGATAAAAATACAACCTGTGTTCTGACTGTTTTTGACCTTAAAtttgcaaactgaaaaaaaaattaattatatttGGAGTGTACCAGTTAATGTTATGTAGAAATGTAATTCCTCAGATGTGGAGATGTACCAAGTTATATACCGGagagtcattttttccccctgtctcaCCCACTAAACATATTTCAgactttaaaacaacaacaacaacaaagggtAATGTTAGAATATTCTCTAAGGCACTGAACACTTTGGCTGTTTGTATTATGGATACTCCGCCTGGTCTCACCAGGTAGAGATCACAGTTTTAGTGGCATGTTTCGGAGTTCACACACAGCTATGAGATGTTTAAGGCTCGGGATCAGTGTAGGCCACAGAAACATGTGAACGTCGTATGAATATGAAGGCAGCGACTCTCTGGCTTGGAGTTACCACACTGCGATCCCAGAGGGGAACGAGATTCTCAACTTTCAGGGGGCAAAGCCACAGCATGTACTGAGCAAGGTCTGCTGTCTGCATGGGATTTATACTGTTATGATTATTGAAACTGTTCTAAAACCGCAGATCTAACGGAGAAATATATTAGTAAGGCAAGTCCAGGGAGGGGAACAAAGTGCTGTTGGACAACATGTGTGAGTCATTTTAGCAGAACTGTCGGCTGTTTAAAACCTTCTAAAATTCTCCGATCATCGGTCGCAGAGGAAAGACTTGATTGTAGCACAGAGATGTTAAGCAGTTGGAAAAACATCCCCACACTTAtgagctgtattttttttttacagtgcattcATTCTGCTCGTAGTGACTATGACTTGGAGTGCTTCAGTGGAGATAAATACACATCTGAgagctgatttattttttctttcttatagCAGTAATTTTGCAATACTCACAACCATTTGCTTTCAGCGACTGTATCTGTAGTGTTGTTAATTTTGATTCTTTGGAAAATCTATTGGCTGTGGGTGCATGTCTgtatatctacagtatgtatGCTCACAAATTAAGAACTACAGACATAGAAGAACACACTCAAACATATTACACAGGCCACATCAGGCTGCTGGTAAAAAGGCCagcatcagttttttttttcttttttcttggtCTACAATGAGGCAGAAGAAGACGACACACAGTTTTCCATTTACCAAATGAATCTAGTAAATTCTTTTAAGAACGGCCACATTTATACTCAACAGAGACCAACTCAACATAATTTAAAACGTGAATTCCCGTATTTAAACATAGAAACAACTGTACCGCAATTCACAGCTGCAGTCGAATAACAAACacttatattaaaacaaatttataGCAACCGACTTCACCCGATACCATGACCAAAAAGCATTGTAGGTGTGACTTTCAGGTAGAGGCCCTGCCACTTGTTTTGAGGTTGGTAAGTCTATgaaaagaaggagggggggggggttcagagcTTCTTATTCCTTCACCAGTCTGTAGATATGATGCTGGGCGCCGTGTTCACTGTTTgaaacctcaaacacacacgccatACATAGCAGCGTCTCCTGGGTGTCCCTGTTCGTCACCACCTGCAACAGAAAAGACCGTCACTCTCTGGTAAAGTGGTGTCGTCAGTGTGGACGGAAATTAGTGGGAGACGAAGCAAGTTGCATGTTTTTAAACCATCAACGTAGGTACAGAACCAAACGAGCCCAGATTCTATAAATAAGttaaattaatgtaaaaaacagaaatgagcGTCCTCCTCATCAGAGTTATGCCTATTCCTGTATGATTCCTTTTAGTTTAAGAAGGACAAATACTAATGTGTGTATCATGGTCAATGGGGGAGAGGGCAGTGACAGAAAAGAGTAGTCTGATTGCACAATTGAGTTatacaccctttttttttttgttaaatcaaacATAATGTCTCATTTTCTATCAAACGAAACTCAACAGAGCATCAGTGGTTGGATAAAAGTTTAGACTCAAAaatgagcaaaaagaaaaaggtgaaacaTGTCATTTTCGGTTCCTCGGGTGGATTCTGTTTCTTAAGACACTCTTAGCCTCCTatgagaggatgaggatggtcAGGTGGATTTTACAATCTTCTTAGCTTTTCATTCGGGTTGAGAACCCCCCCACATATGGATCttcatctgtctttttatttgtctttgctTTGTCAATTGTGGTGAATGACATTTGAAGGCCCCATGTGATGCCACCTCCCTTTTCCCCTGCAGATAATGAGGCTCCTCACACAGTGTTTCATCCCCTGTGGAATGACAGGAATGTGAGACCAGCGAGAGGAACTCATCTcaagacaacccccccccttttcttttttcttttttttttagccgcCAACACACCCTGAAagcaacaagaagaagaagaggagtaaGAATGATGAGGGACCAGAAGAGGGACCTCACCCACTCAGGTCAGTGAAGTGATTACCAGTAAGATAGTGAAGTTCTCCAGCACACTGTTCATCATATATTTCTCTGGTAGATGTTTTAGCTTATGGATGAAGTTGATCATGTATTCACACATCGGAGACCGGCTTATTCTGTAGACAAAGCGTCCATTCTCAAACCGTGCGTATTCAGTCTGAGGAgcaagagaacaaaacaaagtttaatatattaaatatacaataaaaaacaaaatgcgtAGTGCAAATTCTCATTGAGATTGAGATTTTTCTCCATTGTTCAGTCCGTACCTCAACTTTCTCGACTACCTGCTTGCCAAAAGAGCACACCTTTGTTGAACACGTGATGGTCATGTTCTCTGAGCTCTCATACTGACTTGTGACTCCATAGAAAGACCCACTGTCATCTTGAATGTTGCAGTTTAAGTCAGCCTggggagcagagggaaaaaaatgtcatcaagtGTTAATGAACATTTGTGTATTGTGTCCACTTCAGAGGAAAAAACCTGGCAAACAGGAAAATACAGTGTGTTTGATATGATCATACTGCCCCTTGCACAATTGGACACAGTTGTAAACAAGGCATTTAACAGAATAAGTGATGATTTGGGGAAACCACAAGCGGACTGTAAACGCTTTTGGAAAATTTGTTTAACAATCCCGAACATATATACATAGAAATGGTTAATtgacaacacaacaataaattattgcataaaaaaacaaaacaagtgtccAAATGTCAACAACATTGCCCATCACATTGGGATTACTGTATCGACTGATTTGACAAAGATTTACAAAACAATTGAGCATGTGAagcatgcattttattttttccatgtgCTGGTTGTCACTACTCCACCACTATATAAAGTACCAAGGAAATGGAGGAGCCACTCACAGCTGCAGAAGGTGTTTGGCCACTTGGTGCCAGCAGAAACAAGTTGCGAAAACACCATTGGCAAAAATCCATTATCAAGCATTTAAGCTGATATAGTAAACTTGTTAGAAAACAGTAAGTCATTTGCACATGCCACAGATACGGAGCAACATCAGAATTCATTTGGAGGGTGAACGCCTGGACAATATTCACTCTCTTTGAGCTCTTTTCAGTCTCTACTACCAtatcctgagggaaatatccgGAACCTTAGGTGCTGTATGCTCCACTAAGTTCAACAGCTAATCGCTAACTCTGTCTGCTTGCTGGGTAATTAATGTACAGTGGGTTTTTAGAGctttttctctgaaaacaaGGGACGATGAcgagagcagtgagagtgaaccaaaaccaTACAGTTGCAGGTTCGACTGTGAAACTGAGCTGAAGATTCAGGTGATGATTGTCTGGAGGCTCATCACTACAAGCGACACGCCTACacatcactttgttttcacattgtcatttcatacatgaaaatattgattatagcaGCTTTGAGTGTAAATGGCTAAAGAATTGTAAAGTCTCACAgcaaagtgtttgtgtcacgTTATCATAAAACACCTTCATATCAACATACACAAGCATGTTAATTTCTGGATTACTGATTGTAGTAACATATACCTACACTCTGTGGTAGTGAACTGGGTACAGCACATATCCGTATTTCCAGAGGTAGTCAGAATTATGGGAGCAGCAAAACGTGTGAACCTCTGTATTAAGAATCTCTGATCACAGAGCTGTCGAGGTGGAATATCAAATTAGAAGATCTCAGGCCGCATCTGAATAAGTATGTTATTGTGTCCATATTGGAAACAAGATTGTAAAGAGGATTAAATGAAGTTACATTAAAGGGCTGATTCATAAAAGTTGAACGGGTCTGCTCCCAGAGGGCAGCCTCTCTGCGCCCTGGACATCCTGTTCATTACGGATACAAAGAGAGGAGACATCCTCCTACAACATTCTCCTCCTTCATTAAGCAAAGCAGTTATACGTTCATTATTGTGCAGATTCtgctttcatttgaaatttAGATTGGTCGGTCACTTCAAAAGGAATTTGAGGGGACTTGGTCCAAGTGCATACGGTCCCTACTTTGTTGGCTGCCGCTAGTTAGCATTTTGCATCAAGGAGGAAATACATGCAATGTTTAAACAGCCATTAGGGGTGCAACTAGGTCACTCCATTGTTTGGAGATATTACACTGAATTAGTGAGCGCTTTGATCAAAAGCTCTCCTGCTATGCAAGTCCAAATATACAGTAGCCGAGTGCATTCTGCAAACATTAAGGGAGCAGTCATCTCTGTGTAGAGTGATTACAACCTGAGGTGACTGCCACTGAACAGGATTCAAACATTTCACTATGCACAAAACGTTAGGAATGATCTTAAGAGCAGTGTGGGTGTATTGTTCATCAAGCTGCAAGAATTTTGAATTCATACTTCTTCATCACATCAATGGTGCTGACAATGACACTCACCCAGTATTTTATAAGGAAGAAGGAATTCTGGGGGCCTTTTCCGTACAGCTCCTTCAGTCCGCCTTTCTTCTCCGGAAATTTATCATAAATCTGACGAATGTCCACCGACTCCAGCAGGGCGTCGCTGTAGGAGTGATTTGTCTGTCCGATGTGTACAAATAGGTGCTTGTTGTACTGAAAAAACGTATATAAATAGACTTAggcacacattttaaaatatagtgctaaaaaaagataaaatgctaaaataacattttaggCTGTATTATTGTACTtacaataaaaggaaaatacaggTGAAtcttgtctgaatttagaattAGTGACAGATAAGTGATCTCCAAGTCAATATaaaagtaagtttttttttttaataggccAATTCCATAATAAGCAAATGTTAACTGGAGTTCGATCAGGAACAATATTTTATCTTATGATGCGAAATAACCCtttatttgtgttcattcaCTTCATGGTTTTAGGCATATCAGTGATGTACAAATTCAATAATAACATTCTGCTCCACTAAAGAAACAAAGTCATCCccttatttatatttcacaacACAGGGATTGTCTGTTTACTATAAGCTTATGGTTTGAGATTATGAAAAGCAAGAAATTTGTGAAACCACAAAGCGGCACAAGATGGATCTATCACAAGCATTAAATTAGACAAAACAATTCAGTTTCTCAAGAGCTAATGGTAGACGAGTATAATTCAGTCTTCACTCACATGAAAAAGCTATATTTCTGCATATAAGGCAACTACAATCCACCTTAATTGACAGTGGAGAATGAAATAATGCAGaggttttgccttttttttttacccattcgtttttacctgtttttataaagtgaataaaaactGTAGTCTGTTAAGACCACGATGccaaaagcagaaagaaaagcagcacatataataataatataataaaaataactttagATTTCCAGAGGCTTGTTGCCCTCATTGTGACCATAAGAAGCCCCGTCATGTGGCAACTGCACTTCAGTCTAAAAGCTAACAGAGCAACCTCTGTAGCATGCAGCCTCTGGGACAGTGCTGCATTTAAGATTAATGACTGTTGTCATGCGATATCAAAACCAAAAGAGCGTGCACGGGAAAATGtagacaaacattttaaaaatgctagAGCAAATAAGAAATGTGAGCTGCTGATTTGTCAGCTCATGCTGCACAGTGAGTCTGTGGTTTGTCCTGCTGAGCTGAAGTCTGCAGTTTAGATATAGTTTTGGCATATCTTTGGCAAGTTACTGATTAATATACAGTCGGCCAGACTTCTCCTTTCCCAGCTTGTTTTGGCCTCCTCTCATCTGACTGTCTGCCTGGGAAAAATTTCGCAGTGTGTTCGTGGAGGAAAGGACTGGACGATAATAGGGGGGGAATCAACACCATGAGAAAGAGTGAGAATTTTATGTTTTAGTATAACGCTGGCACTCACGGCGTCTGGGTCTCTCTGTTGCTCTAGGAAAGCGGAGAACTCCACCAGTCGGAGTTTGGATGTACCGATGGAGCGGCCCTGCCATGCTGGTGCTGtgggagctggagctgctgtggaCTCGTAACCTGAAGTCAAACCAAAATAAGAGTCATCCTCTCTGTGGGTTGTGTAACAGCACGGacatattcctttaaaaaaacaaaaaacctttgtGATATTAGATAAATAGTTGGACTTTTTTGTGCAGGTTTGTATGGCAGCacataaaaaattaaactgaTCACTATCAGATTATTTCGTGTAACTTTCACgttataacataaaaaaaatatataaataataagaaacGTCACGTCTGAGTGCAGACGGAGAACAGATAGTCCTAAATTGAGAATATGGCTCATATACACGATTTGATAAAGTTCCATTTCATGCATGGGGAGATTCTGCTGATATTGCGCACGGTGGATGATATTGTGATAAGCCTACACttttatgatttaaatataGTGCATGGGATGCATCAATCTGAATACACTAAAACCTTTTAGAGGTCAGGTTTTCTTATCATCCAGTTTTAATGAGCAAGTTTcaatggaatgaaaaaaaaaatcctaaatgagataaaaaaaaaaagttgcatgtCAGgatttttctgcagtttgactGATTTCCCTCTTGTTATAAGGTTGAGcaacttcaacttcaaaaaatatacattttgagtATCTTAAATTAGCTGGAGTTGCTAATTCTGGTCATAAACTCGATCACTAAATTTCCAACATTGACTTTACTCTCGCCCTCCCACTGGAGCTGCACAGGAGAAAcgtgagggagaaaagaaagaaggttcAAAGGACCAAAACCTTCCTTCATTGTCACTGCTGTCTCTAAGCAGACCTGTCAGTCAGCATGTGTTTCACAGTAAGAAGTAACAATTAAGGAAGTTTGGAAATGCTTCAAACCAAGTGGAGAGGGAGTGAGTTTATTAGATCATTTATTATGTTGTGAATGTTATAAGACAAAGAAGTGGAAAGcagtggctttttaaaaaaaatttgattgcAGAAATGTGATGTTAATTTTGGTTCAATTCTTACTTGAAATGGCTGTTGTGACTGCTGGCTGGGTGGGGTAGGCTTGCTGGGTGAAAGGCTTAATACTGGAGCAGAGAAAGACAATCCCATTAGGGACAATTCCACAGAAAACTTAATGCTTTAAAAGAGTTTAATTTTTGTGTAACGTTATGTTTTGTATTCTGACATCAAAGCATGATACTTACTCTTGTGACGATCCTGGTTGACCAGCCGATATCATTCCCTGCCATAGCTGGAGAATGAGACGTATAAGTAGACAACAAAGAACAAACGACAAAGAACATCCAATTGTGAGCAGCTGTGAGCGACAAGATCAAATGGCTCTTAGCTACATGTTCAGTGGATGTGTTATCTTGACTACCTCTTCTTTTGATCAACTGCTTATCTGATGGGTAGAAATAAGCTGTGGTGTGTAATGTGATTTGGCCtgggtgtcagtgtgtttggcCCCAAGGCTGTCCTGGGCGAAACTGGACCTGCTGAATCGAAAGCGGGGGGTGCCTACGAGGTTCTTACCCCTGCTCCGGGGAAGGCTGGGCGTGGGATGCCTGGCAGGCCGAGCTTGTTGTGAATAGCCGTGGCAGAGACTATCTGAGCCGAGGACATGGAGGCCATACTCTGGAGGGCTTTGTCCTTCACGGCTTGGTCCTTTAACAGCAGTCACAAAAGGCTTAGCacccacacagaaaaaaagagggaggggtggagcaTGTTGCAGAGGCAGCAACAACCAGACTCTAAACAACACACTGAAAGCACCACTGACCTCTCTCACAACAGTAAAC
This region includes:
- the tead1b gene encoding transcriptional enhancer factor TEF-1 isoform X2 produces the protein MSDSADKPVDNDAEGVWSPDIEQSFQEALAIYPPCGRRKIILSDEGKMYGRNELIARYIKLRTGKTRTRKQVSSHIQVLARKKVREIQAAIKVSSHIQVLARRKSREFHSKLKDQAVKDKALQSMASMSSAQIVSATAIHNKLGLPGIPRPAFPGAGLWQGMISAGQPGSSQDIKPFTQQAYPTQPAVTTAISSYESTAAPAPTAPAWQGRSIGTSKLRLVEFSAFLEQQRDPDAYNKHLFVHIGQTNHSYSDALLESVDIRQIYDKFPEKKGGLKELYGKGPQNSFFLIKYWADLNCNIQDDSGSFYGVTSQYESSENMTITCSTKVCSFGKQVVEKVETEYARFENGRFVYRISRSPMCEYMINFIHKLKHLPEKYMMNSVLENFTILLVVTNRDTQETLLCMACVFEVSNSEHGAQHHIYRLVKE
- the tead1b gene encoding transcriptional enhancer factor TEF-1 isoform X6, which produces MSDSADKPVDNDAEGVWSPDIEQSFQEALAIYPPCGRRKIILSDEGKMYGRNELIARYIKLRTGKTRTRKQVSSHIQVLARKKVREIQAAIKDQAVKDKALQSMASMSSAQIVSATAIHNKLGLPGIPRPAFPGAGLWQGMISAGQPGSSQDIKPFTQQAYPTQPAVTTAISSYESTAAPAPTAPAWQGRSIGTSKLRLVEFSAFLEQQRDPDAYNKHLFVHIGQTNHSYSDALLESVDIRQIYDKFPEKKGGLKELYGKGPQNSFFLIKYWADLNCNIQDDSGSFYGVTSQYESSENMTITCSTKVCSFGKQVVEKVETEYARFENGRFVYRISRSPMCEYMINFIHKLKHLPEKYMMNSVLENFTILLVVTNRDTQETLLCMACVFEVSNSEHGAQHHIYRLVKE
- the tead1b gene encoding transcriptional enhancer factor TEF-1 isoform X1; this encodes MSDSADKPVDNDAEGVWSPDIEQSFQEALAIYPPCGRRKIILSDEGKMYGRNELIARYIKLRTGKTRTRKQVSSHIQVLARKKVREIQAAIKVSSHIQVLARRKSREFHSKLKVTSMDQAVKDKALQSMASMSSAQIVSATAIHNKLGLPGIPRPAFPGAGLWQGMISAGQPGSSQDIKPFTQQAYPTQPAVTTAISSYESTAAPAPTAPAWQGRSIGTSKLRLVEFSAFLEQQRDPDAYNKHLFVHIGQTNHSYSDALLESVDIRQIYDKFPEKKGGLKELYGKGPQNSFFLIKYWADLNCNIQDDSGSFYGVTSQYESSENMTITCSTKVCSFGKQVVEKVETEYARFENGRFVYRISRSPMCEYMINFIHKLKHLPEKYMMNSVLENFTILLVVTNRDTQETLLCMACVFEVSNSEHGAQHHIYRLVKE
- the tead1b gene encoding transcriptional enhancer factor TEF-1 isoform X4 produces the protein MSDSADKPVDNDAEGVWSPDIEQSFQEALAIYPPCGRRKIILSDEGKMYGRNELIARYIKLRTGKTRTRKQVSSHIQVLARKKVREIQAAIKVTSMDQAVKDKALQSMASMSSAQIVSATAIHNKLGLPGIPRPAFPGAGLWQGMISAGQPGSSQDIKPFTQQAYPTQPAVTTAISSYESTAAPAPTAPAWQGRSIGTSKLRLVEFSAFLEQQRDPDAYNKHLFVHIGQTNHSYSDALLESVDIRQIYDKFPEKKGGLKELYGKGPQNSFFLIKYWADLNCNIQDDSGSFYGVTSQYESSENMTITCSTKVCSFGKQVVEKVETEYARFENGRFVYRISRSPMCEYMINFIHKLKHLPEKYMMNSVLENFTILLVVTNRDTQETLLCMACVFEVSNSEHGAQHHIYRLVKE
- the tead1b gene encoding transcriptional enhancer factor TEF-1 isoform X5; this encodes MSDSADKPVDNDAEGVWSPDIEQSFQEALAIYPPCGRRKIILSDEGKMYGRNELIARYIKLRTGKTRTRKQVSSHIQVLARRKSREFHSKLKDQAVKDKALQSMASMSSAQIVSATAIHNKLGLPGIPRPAFPGAGLWQGMISAGQPGSSQDIKPFTQQAYPTQPAVTTAISSYESTAAPAPTAPAWQGRSIGTSKLRLVEFSAFLEQQRDPDAYNKHLFVHIGQTNHSYSDALLESVDIRQIYDKFPEKKGGLKELYGKGPQNSFFLIKYWADLNCNIQDDSGSFYGVTSQYESSENMTITCSTKVCSFGKQVVEKVETEYARFENGRFVYRISRSPMCEYMINFIHKLKHLPEKYMMNSVLENFTILLVVTNRDTQETLLCMACVFEVSNSEHGAQHHIYRLVKE
- the tead1b gene encoding transcriptional enhancer factor TEF-1 isoform X3; translated protein: MSDSADKPVDNDAEGVWSPDIEQSFQEALAIYPPCGRRKIILSDEGKMYGRNELIARYIKLRTGKTRTRKQVSSHIQVLARRKSREFHSKLKVTSMDQAVKDKALQSMASMSSAQIVSATAIHNKLGLPGIPRPAFPGAGLWQGMISAGQPGSSQDIKPFTQQAYPTQPAVTTAISSYESTAAPAPTAPAWQGRSIGTSKLRLVEFSAFLEQQRDPDAYNKHLFVHIGQTNHSYSDALLESVDIRQIYDKFPEKKGGLKELYGKGPQNSFFLIKYWADLNCNIQDDSGSFYGVTSQYESSENMTITCSTKVCSFGKQVVEKVETEYARFENGRFVYRISRSPMCEYMINFIHKLKHLPEKYMMNSVLENFTILLVVTNRDTQETLLCMACVFEVSNSEHGAQHHIYRLVKE
- the tead1b gene encoding transcriptional enhancer factor TEF-1 isoform X7, coding for MSDSADKPVDNDAEGVWSPDIEQSFQEALAIYPPCGRRKIILSDEGKMYGRNELIARYIKLRTGKTRTRKQDQAVKDKALQSMASMSSAQIVSATAIHNKLGLPGIPRPAFPGAGLWQGMISAGQPGSSQDIKPFTQQAYPTQPAVTTAISSYESTAAPAPTAPAWQGRSIGTSKLRLVEFSAFLEQQRDPDAYNKHLFVHIGQTNHSYSDALLESVDIRQIYDKFPEKKGGLKELYGKGPQNSFFLIKYWADLNCNIQDDSGSFYGVTSQYESSENMTITCSTKVCSFGKQVVEKVETEYARFENGRFVYRISRSPMCEYMINFIHKLKHLPEKYMMNSVLENFTILLVVTNRDTQETLLCMACVFEVSNSEHGAQHHIYRLVKE